The Natrinema sp. DC36 genome includes the window CGTCGGTGATCACGACGAAATCGTCCGCCCCGACGGAGCCCGCCCCGGTGATCGACTCCTCCTGACGAACGGCCCCGCCGTCGAGTCGGTCGGTCTCTTGAGCACGCTCTTCGGCGATCAGCTAACCCTCCCGAACGACGTGATCGCGGACGCACAGGACCGACTCGAGGAGGTCTTCGCCGTCCGCGACGCTCTCACCGCGGCCGCCGCGGGACCGGTGCGGGCGATGCACGACGTGACCGAAGGCGGCCTCGCCGGTGCGCTCAACGAGATGGCGGACGGCGCGGGCGTCCGGTTCGCGGTCGACCGCGCAGCAGTCCCGATGCGCCCCGGCGTCCGCGAAGTGTGCGATGCCCTCGCGATCGACCCCTGGGCCGCGACCAGTTGCGGCTCGCTCCTGCTCGCGGTCGACCCCGGTGGCGTCGACGACGTACGTGGGGCGCTCGAGTCTCGGGACACTTTTATCACCGAAATCGGCCGCGTCGAAGCCGTGGCGGGCGAGGGCGGAGAGGTCGTCGTGGACGGAGATCGGCTCGAGCATCCCACCGTCGATCCGTCGTGGGACGCGTACGCCGCGCTCGCCGAGGAGGCGACCGAGTAGCGCGATTCGAAGCCCAGGTCGGCGGTTCGCGCTCGACCGGCGGGAGCGTCGGCGACCGCCGGATCGTTAGTGACCGCCGGATCGTCAGTGAGAGACGACGGTCGGGCAAGAGCTACCCGTGTCGGGGGACTAACGATACCGAGACCGATGCGTGATTTCGAACGCCTGAAGGCGGCGATCATCGACGAACTCGAGCGGGAGCCACACACCCACAAATCGCTCAGGCAGACGATTTCGGACGAACACGATTGCAGCGAGAACGATGTCAGTCAGGCGATTTCTGCGCTTCACGACGCTGGAGTGATCGAACACGAACAGGGGTTCTTCGTACACGCGACCGACTAACTCCCGCCGCTCCAGCTCGAGGACGATTCTCAGCTTCGCTGACCATCATCGCTTAGTATAACCCGGGAATACGATTCCGTATGCGAACACCAGCACCCGAGAGCCGGCCGGTCGCGCTGACGATCGCGGGCAGCGACTCCGGCGGCGGCGCGGGGATTCAGGCAGACCTCGCGACGATGGCCGCCCACGGCGTCTTTGGCACGTCGGCGATCACCGCCGTCACCGCCCAGAACACCCGCGGCGTCGACTCCTCCCACGTTCTCCCGATCGGGGAGATCGAGGCCCAGCTCGCGGCCGTCACCGACGACTTCGCCGTCGGCGCGGCGAAGACCGGGATGCTCGCGACCGCGGAAATCGTCCGAACCGTCGCCGAGCGCGCGAGCGAGTTCGATTTCCCGCTCGTGGTCGATCCCGTGATGGTCGCAACCGCCGGCGACCGCCTGCTCGAGCCCGAGGCCGAACGCGCCTACGAGGAGTTGCTCGGCGAGGCGACGCTGGCGACGCCCAACGCCGACGAGGCCGAGGTGCTGACGGATATCGCCGTGGTCGACGAGGAAACGGCTCGCGAGGCCGGTGACGCGATCCTCGAGACCGGCGTCGACGCCGCCCTCATCAAGGGCGGCCACGTCCCCGGCGAGCGCGTGCGGGACGTGCTCGTCACGGCGGACGGCGCTCGAGCGTTCGAACACCCGCGCGTCGGCACGGAGGCGACTCACGGCTCGGGCTGTACGCTCGCCGCCGCGATCGCGGCCCGCCTCGCAAACGGAGAGGCCCTCGAGCGCGCAGTAGCGGGCGCGACCGACTTCCTCGCGCGTGCCGTCCGATACTACTACGATGTCGGTGAGGGCCACGGCGCGGTCAACCACATGGTTCCGCTGCGCAACGAGGCCGCGCGGGAACCGACCGCCGAGGAGGTCCAGGCGATCGTCGACCGATTCGTCGACGCCGACGTCTCTGCGCTGGTTCCCGAAGTCGGGATGAACGTCGTCGGCGCGACCCCCTACGCCGAATCCGTCGCCGAAACCGCGGCTATCGAGGGCCGTATCACGCGAACGCTCTCGGGCGTCCAGCCCAATCGCGGCGTTCGGTTCGGGGCCTCGAGCCACGTCGCCCGCTTCCTCCTCTCGGCGCGGGAGTTCGTCCCCGACCTGCGATTCGCGGTCAACTGCCGGTTCGACGCGGACGTAGAGGACGGGCTCGAGTCCCTCGAGTGGCCCGTCGCGGAGTACGACCGCGGTGAAGAGCCGACGGCCGTCAAGGAGGCCGAGGGGAACACGATGGGGTGGGGGGCTCGGCAGGCCTTCGCGGATCGCGACGAGCCACCGATCGCGGTCATCGACCGCGGCGATGTCGGGAAAGAGGCGCTCGTCAAACTCGTCGCCGCCGATCCCGAGACGCTCGCCGATCGGACGCTAGCGCTCGATCGGGAGGTGACGGAATGAGCGCGACCGATTTCGACGCGGACGACCTCGATGTCGGGGTCATCCTCCCCCAGTACGGCACCGATATCGGCACGGTTCGGGACACCGCGCTCGAGGCCGAATCGCTGGGCTACGACGCGGTCTGGCTCGAAGACCACTTCCAGTCGTGGATCGGCGACCCGCGCCGATCGACCCACGAGTGCTGGACGACGCTGAGCGCGGTCGCCGAGGCGACCGATGAGGTGCGACTCGGGACGCTCGTGACCAGCCAGTCCTACCGCCATCCGGCCCTGCTCGCGAAGATGGCGGCGACGGTCGATCGGGTGAGCGAGGGGCGACTCGAGTTGGGTCTGGGCGGCGGCTGGTACGAAGCCGAGTACGACCACTTCGGCTACGAGTTTCGGGAGCCGCCGGCGGAACGGCTCCGCCGGCTCGCCGAGACAGTCGAGATCCTGCAGGGACTCTGGACGAACGAGACGTACAGCCACGAGGGCAAGCACCACGAGATCGACCTCGAGGACGCGTTCTGCGAACCCCAGCCCGTTCAGGACCCCCACCCGCCGATCTGGATCGGCGGCGGGGGCGAGGCGTTTACGCTGCGTTACACCGCCGAGCTGGCCGACGGCTGGAACTACGGCACCCTCGAGCCCGAGGGCTTCGCCGAAAAGCTCGACGTGTTGCGCGAGCACTGCGAGAGCGAGGATCGGTACGAGGAGATCCGGAAATCCGCCGAGCTATTCGTCTTCGTCGGCGAGACGACCGAGACAGCGACGGAAAAGCGCGAGGCGTTCGCCGACGAGATGCTCCCCGACGAGCCGAGCGAGCCCCGCGAGTTCTTTCTGTCGGCGTACCTCGAGACGGCTCCGACGGGGACGCCGGCGGAAGTCCGCGAGCGGCTTGCAGCGTACGCCGACGTCGGGATCGAGGAAGTCATGCTCGCGATTCCGGACGCGGCCGGCGAGGACGACGAGAGCCTGCGGTTGCTGGCCGACGGACTCGTCGATTGATCGCGGAACCGGCTGCCGCCGGGCGTCGGCGGCTGGAGGACCGAAACGTCGATCTGGACCCTCGTTCAGCAGCAGAAATATACGGCCGGCGAGACTCTCTCTCGCTATGGGTGACACGTCGCCGACCGGTGGAACCAACGTCGAGGGCGAGTCGCCACAGCTCGAGGCGACGATCGAGACCGACGAGGCGACGATCACGGACGACGCCGAACTCGAGCGGACGCTCGGGCTCTCCGGTGGCCTCGCCATCGGGATCGGGACGATGATCGGTGCCGGGATTTTCGTCTTTCCGGGGCTAGCGGCCGGAGAGGCCGGTCCCGCGGCAGCGGCGTCGTTCGCCATCGGCGCACTCGTCGCGTTGCTGGTCGCACTGCCGGCCTCCGAACTCGCGACGGCGATGCCGAAAAGCGGGGGCGGCTACTACTAT containing:
- the thiD gene encoding bifunctional hydroxymethylpyrimidine kinase/phosphomethylpyrimidine kinase, with the protein product MRTPAPESRPVALTIAGSDSGGGAGIQADLATMAAHGVFGTSAITAVTAQNTRGVDSSHVLPIGEIEAQLAAVTDDFAVGAAKTGMLATAEIVRTVAERASEFDFPLVVDPVMVATAGDRLLEPEAERAYEELLGEATLATPNADEAEVLTDIAVVDEETAREAGDAILETGVDAALIKGGHVPGERVRDVLVTADGARAFEHPRVGTEATHGSGCTLAAAIAARLANGEALERAVAGATDFLARAVRYYYDVGEGHGAVNHMVPLRNEAAREPTAEEVQAIVDRFVDADVSALVPEVGMNVVGATPYAESVAETAAIEGRITRTLSGVQPNRGVRFGASSHVARFLLSAREFVPDLRFAVNCRFDADVEDGLESLEWPVAEYDRGEEPTAVKEAEGNTMGWGARQAFADRDEPPIAVIDRGDVGKEALVKLVAADPETLADRTLALDREVTE
- a CDS encoding TIGR03560 family F420-dependent LLM class oxidoreductase — protein: MSATDFDADDLDVGVILPQYGTDIGTVRDTALEAESLGYDAVWLEDHFQSWIGDPRRSTHECWTTLSAVAEATDEVRLGTLVTSQSYRHPALLAKMAATVDRVSEGRLELGLGGGWYEAEYDHFGYEFREPPAERLRRLAETVEILQGLWTNETYSHEGKHHEIDLEDAFCEPQPVQDPHPPIWIGGGGEAFTLRYTAELADGWNYGTLEPEGFAEKLDVLREHCESEDRYEEIRKSAELFVFVGETTETATEKREAFADEMLPDEPSEPREFFLSAYLETAPTGTPAEVRERLAAYADVGIEEVMLAIPDAAGEDDESLRLLADGLVD
- a CDS encoding AIR synthase family protein, with amino-acid sequence MSDLGKIDRAFFDRHVAPNLGADRDDVAVGPTHGVDFGVLDIGGRALVTATDPLSILPALGLERAARFALDLVLADVAVSGVAPSHLSVCFTLPEGMTDDEFATVWETIHAECVDLGVSVVTGHTARYADVSHPWVGAATAMGVGDHDEIVRPDGARPGDRLLLTNGPAVESVGLLSTLFGDQLTLPNDVIADAQDRLEEVFAVRDALTAAAAGPVRAMHDVTEGGLAGALNEMADGAGVRFAVDRAAVPMRPGVREVCDALAIDPWAATSCGSLLLAVDPGGVDDVRGALESRDTFITEIGRVEAVAGEGGEVVVDGDRLEHPTVDPSWDAYAALAEEATE